The Syngnathus scovelli strain Florida chromosome 21, RoL_Ssco_1.2, whole genome shotgun sequence DNA segment CGTGAACGGCAGCTTCTTCGAGCACGAGGGCAAGCCGCTGTGCGAAGCCCACTACCATCAGTCACGGGGCAGCGTGTGCCAGGCGTGCCAGCAGCCCATCCTGGGTCGCTGCGTCACCGCCATGGGCGCCAAGTTCCACCCCCACCACCTGGTGTGCCACTTCTGCCTGAAGCCGTTGAGCAAAGGATGCTTCAAGGAGCAGGAGAACAAGCCCTACTGCCATCCGTGCTTCATCAAGCTCTTTGGCTGAAGACACGGACCACCTCTCCTCCTTTGGTTTGAAATTTTATACTGCGAAAAAATAATCGAGACCCTGACAATTTTACAATTTCCTGTAGACGCCACAACATATTTCCTGGGCAGACAATGTCACGAGGTAGTGCCAAAGCAGTACTTTTTATATTTTAGATCATGTTTGGCACCAAGAGGCCACCAAATAGCGCAAGAGCATTTGCATTGAGACTATGCTGAGCACAAAAACAGCTCATTTGTTCCTCCAAATTCTGTGAATATGCAAGGGAGCACTGTACTGTAATAAATCAAATTTCCAAAtaattttctattttcaaaAAAAGAGGACAGCACATAAGCCTGGTGGTGTGAAATACAACTGAAAGAAGTACACTATAATTAGAATCTAATTGTAATGTCTCATTATGAAACACACCAAAAATaatggcaaatatttttgttacgTGCTTGTATTTATTACATAATGTGCTGAGTCAATTAAATATTTCGAACCAAAgatgtataaaataaatatatggaaGGATTTTTCTTTGCTGAGATGCAGTTGTTTTCAGACCAAATAAATTACTGAAGGTGTTTTTATGTACTCCGCTTCTTACAGTATATAAATAGGACCATTTAAAATATCACATGCTCTATATCAAAATATCAAAAATACTGTATGCACTTTTCCAAAAACTTCCAAAGAATAAAACTACACGTTTcatttgtaatttcatttttgtatggctttttattttctttacgaATATAACAATGCTTTTTATAATGTGTCTAATATTCTATATACACGATAATATCTCAGTATGATTCTGTACCTATTAAATTGTCCGGAAAACGTCTCAATGTAGCACTAAGCCTAACCACTAGATGTCGCCCTTCGCCTATGAAAATAATCGATGACGTACTCGTGCGTCTCCGTGCGTAATGACGTAAGCGTGTTTCCTCGCGCCCAGGTGAGTTAATTAAACAGACAATAAGTAAGTAGCTAACATCAGGGACAACATTTAACTTGACACGATCAAGTTTGAAAGGACCAGAAAAATACATCATGAGTGATTCACAGCGAACAAAAGTAAGTGAAGGACATTTAAGGATGTTTTGAATGAATTAGACGTCATGGTTTTCCTTGTGAAGACGAATTTGGAATCTGATTAGCTAGCCCATTGCTAATACCCAGTTAACATGAGATAATAATATTCAAAAATCCAGGTAGATGAAGAAGTAGAAGAGCTCCAGCAGCCTCAGTGGCCAGAAAATGGAGATAAATGGAGTGAAGGGGAGGCCCATGAGACCAGCATGCTCCTGCAGGCCATGGCGGAGGATGACGAGGAGATCAATATCCACAACGAGGAGACTTTTGGCATGGGTGTGTTGAGACACATTATCTTCAGTGTATGAGCATTCATGTTAGCTGAAAATTCGAAATTCCTCACAGAAATGAATATGAATAGTTGTGATTTTGGTCCAAATCATATTGATCTTTTGTTCATGGCAGATGTCGACGCACAGGTGACCCCAAACGGGCCCAAAAATACCCTCCTTGATTTTGGGGACCTGCCGCCTCTGCCCCCCACGCCGCCTGACCCCAAACCGTCATTGCCTCCCAGCTTGCCCTCGACTCCCATCCGGGTGCCCCATTATTGCAGAGGGCGAGGGAAGAAGAGGGGTCTGGGACTGGGTCAGCTCTTCGAAGACCCCGCCGTGATGAAAGTCGTGGAGGGCCGGCCAAGTCTCAAGGTGACgattgagttgttttttttgactTTGTCAGCCcacctgatttatttatttaactccaGAGTATGGATAGCGCCATTGTCGACTGTGGGAATGTTGTGTGTCACCATGAGAATGTAAGTGCAAGTTGTGTAGTTTTCTTTTacgctttttattttattttttttataaagcctTCATTTTGTTCCTGCAGTGGATGGAGCCGTCCTACAGAAAGACCAGCAGAGTATCTGAATTGATACGTCAGGTGATGATCACTCAAGTCTTGGCGTCTCAAGACTTGCAGCCTTATCCAAGGGTTGGGGGGGTCGGTGTTTTTAGGACAGCGCTATAGTGTGTGTGATCGAGGGCCGCGGAGGCCAGCACCTGACCTCCAGATTCCAGGATCCCGTTTCCTCCTTTCGAGGCAGGGGTGGACAGGAACAGTGGGGGGCCTACCCGAAGCGTCAGTTTTGCCCAAGAGGTCCCTTACAGGTGGAGAATATTTTTGAGATTGATGCTTTTGCAacccattaaaagaaaaaaatatttttatgtagGTGCCCATGATGCCAGGTCCCCCTTTCTCCTGTCGGCCACTAACCCAGATGCAGCAGTACAATCAGGTCTGTACGAGGGATCCATTCAGCAAATGGTTTGTCCCAGtagatgaattttattttgtgaatCAGACGGAATTCGGATGTCCCAAAAACCAGCCACGCCATTCCACCCCGCTGTCACTCACTCCCAAAATGATGCAGCTTCGTTTTGGCCCCGACTCGCCAAAGCTGTCGCCTTTCTACAGCACCTTATCGAGTCCAGAACAACATTTCAGGTTTGGTAATAATCTTGGATCGTGTGCTTTTATTAAATCAAATgatcaaataaatatttcaagttGACTGAAACTTGAGTGATTCCGTGTGTCTAATTTGCAGATACCCTGACCCAGTAACCCAGCTCCACCCACATCATCAACGCTTACTCAACCAAAAACAACGTACATTTCAGAGGTGCTTCAAATCTAATATGATAAAAATAATggctgtatttttatttgtatgtaATTCCATACTTTCATAGAAAACCGTACAGTTCGGATCCTTACTGTAATCTGATGACAGCCAAGGAGAAGGAATGGATCATCCGTCTTCAGATGATTCAGCTGCAAAGTGAGAATCCCTACCTTGAGGATTACTACTATCAGGTATGAAAATATCTCGAATTAATGTTTTTACTCTCATAATTTGCTTCTATTTGCTGTTTTAGGAGTACTACAGGCGGATGGAAGCCAAGATGGCAGAGGAGGAGCTAGGGCTCAAGAGCAAGCGGGTGCCCCCCAAACTCACCACTCCGTACATCACAAAAACCGAAGCCTACGCACCAGGTGACGCTTGCTACCTTTTTGAATCGAGTTCAGATGTTCTAGTGGAGCTTTTCCCCCTTGCAGTGGTCCACATTGAAGGCTCCCTTGGTCAAGTGGCGGTCTCCACTTGCTACTCTCCCCGCCGTGCCATCGGGGCTGTTCACGCCGTTCAATTTCATGGTCCACTTGAGGTGATTCTtgccacttttatttttttataaatcccTTGCTGACTTCTGCTCGACTGCTACAACGGCAGGAGAAAAAAGACATGACACGGCAACGACTGGAACTTCTGAGCGAAATTGAAAAGGTGAAGTGGAGACCAGCTttattcatcttcctcctcctcctccagcgcTTTGAATCATCATCTCGCCCGCAGCTGTTTATAGTTCTGTTAGAGGTGGAAGAGTCAGGTAGGACCAACGCCAAAGTCTTGTCCGGGCCTGAGGAGAGGAGGTTGATGGAGAAGACTCAGAGGAAAGTGGAGCAGATCTACTCCAGGATGCAGCACCATCATGCCCTGTGAGTTGTCCTCACAGTTCTGAAAACTGCATGGACACTTTTCTGAGTTCATCATATTGTCTgttagtgatgtttttttttttaaatcattttagaAATTCCGAAGGGGAGTTTCTTCCTTTCCTTGTGGTCTCAAAGGGCAAAAAGCTTCTCGCCCGCTTTTTGCCATTCCTGAAGCGTGACTTGGCCATCCACATCCTGAGGGTCATCACGGCCAATCTTCCGACGCTGATGAGCAGAGACACCGAAGAGGTGCAGTTAAGCCATCTTGATGGCGGTTCCTCGTTTCTAAACACGAGTCGGTGGTGTCTTTAGAACCTCCCGGTGCTCTACCCTCCTCTTCGAAACGTGATCGAAAGCCTGACCTTCAGTCAGCTGATCGAGATCCTCCGAGTTTTGACCTCGTCGGAGAATCTGTCCACGAATGAGTGTCTCTCCTTGGCGTGCCAGAACAAGGTGAGGCATTAGCCTGGTGTGGTTGCAGCTGCCAGTTGACACTTTTTTGATTTTTCTCCTTCAGTTTGGGATCTCGCTGCTTTATGCTCTGCTGTCCCGCGGTGAGAAGTTGCTGTCCTCTGGCGTTGCTCTGGAGCCCAGCATTGGTGACTTTGAGACATGGTACCAATACCGCTTTGTTTCTCCTCGAATGGGGGATCAGTTCAGACGCCTCTTCAACATTTTGACTTCCAGGACGGACACAATATTCCAAGTGGCCGGGCAGCTTTCCCAGTGTTCGCTGGTGGAACCGCTCCTCCTGCCCTCCAACGTTCTGACGCTCTTCTGCCGCTACCTGGACAAGCGCACGGTGCACCAGCTAAAAAGCAATATGGAGTAAGTcctctcacaaaaaaaaaataataataaaaaaatgatgacCCTGACTAATGCTGCAcccagatttattttttttggagaCAATCATGCATTGTGGTTGAAAATGGCAGAACAAAATCATTTGTCAGCATTGTTAGGCGTGTATCAAAATAATTTATTGATTCAGCAAAAAAATATTCTGCTAGATCCCCAAATGTTTCATTTAGGTCTGCGACAGGAGGCCTGGCACTTCCATCCTGAGGACGACCGAGTTGTGTCAAGCAAAGGCGGAAATTGCACTTAGGCTTGTTTTTAATGAACAAGCTTATCGTCATATTTCTATTTCTTTCCCCCACTTATTTGTGCACACCCACAAACTGTTtccttactttttatttttggtcCCCTTTGTTGCTCTCAAGCAGGCTAGATTATGATGTTGAGGATTGTGTCGTAATATTTATGATTGTACAGTCAAATTTATGGTTTATATTGAGTACTCGCTAAGTTATAACGTGACCCGTTGTACAtgagtttgttttttctgtAAAAAGGTACGAGTTTGTGTATATACATGGGTTTGATGTgacctgtttattttttttatttggaaacaGGAATTATTTAAATGTCACCCTTGTAGAGCACTtgcaatataaataaacaaaaaaaaaaaacattcctaaAAATGATCGGCTTGAAGGAGAGATTTTTGGGGAACCTGAAAAATCTACAGTGTAGTTTGTCTTAATTTGTCGGCTTTCAAGCAAATAAGTTGGCGAGCTTTGCCGAGACGCCCATGTGTGACATTCCTCGAAAGAGAGGAACCTCAGACAatgctggactttttttttttttttatcagacagCTGAGGAATTCTAGAACCCCCAAATAATGTAGTTTGCTAATGAGTAGCAATAAAACATGAAGTTCGGAAAATGCaacccaatgttttttttttggaaacttCTGACGTtccctgagatttttttttttgtggctgaaCTCCactttaataattttttttttgataaagcaggctgatttttttttttatttgtcaactattttaatttttttttcttattcacaAATTTAAGTGCCACTTGAAGTCCTTTAGATGTCGTCTCCTTTGTGTTGACCGAGTTTGAGTTGCAGAAGCCAAGTATGTGAGAGGTTTGGGCAGAGAAGGAGGTGAGACGTTGACCTCTCCTTGACCTCATAAGATGAGGATTTGGGCTTCCAGTGAGGAATCTAAGTTAAAGGTGAGATTTCGTCTTCTTTTTAGTTGCTCTTTCATTTTGCTTGCTTTAAAATGTGCGTAAGTGAGGCACCGGTGACACCATGGAAACTCAAAGATCTCCCTCATGGTTTCTATGGTGTCACATCTGACATCATGTGGGCTGCTCAACACTTTGTAACAATTGTCAACAGATTTATGGTGCGTTTTGAAGCATGCGGTGTGCCTCAAGGTTCAATTCTAGGTCCTTGTTTCATTTTCATATGCTCCCTGGAGACACCATCATCTCAACAAACATGAGGGATGCCATGCAGAGGTCATCAGTCAGTCCAAACTCCCTCTCTTTGCTTCTCTAACTTTCTCAAAAGTGTAAATGTGCTTTAAATGCCTAATTGCTCACTTTGCGTGAACGTGCTTACAACTTTGGTGTGGATTCAGGAGGGTCATGGGTAGGAGACTGGAGGAGGAGCCCTTGCAGCCAGAGTG contains these protein-coding regions:
- the patl2 gene encoding protein PAT1 homolog 2 isoform X1; the protein is MSDSQRTKVDEEVEELQQPQWPENGDKWSEGEAHETSMLLQAMAEDDEEINIHNEETFGMDVDAQVTPNGPKNTLLDFGDLPPLPPTPPDPKPSLPPSLPSTPIRVPHYCRGRGKKRGLGLGQLFEDPAVMKVVEGRPSLKSMDSAIVDCGNVVCHHENWMEPSYRKTSRVSELIRQDSAIVCVIEGRGGQHLTSRFQDPVSSFRGRGGQEQWGAYPKRQFCPRGPLQVPMMPGPPFSCRPLTQMQQYNQTEFGCPKNQPRHSTPLSLTPKMMQLRFGPDSPKLSPFYSTLSSPEQHFRYPDPVTQLHPHHQRLLNQKQRTFQRKPYSSDPYCNLMTAKEKEWIIRLQMIQLQSENPYLEDYYYQEYYRRMEAKMAEEELGLKSKRVPPKLTTPYITKTEAYAPVVHIEGSLGQVAVSTCYSPRRAIGAVHAVQFHGPLEEKKDMTRQRLELLSEIEKLFIVLLEVEESGRTNAKVLSGPEERRLMEKTQRKVEQIYSRMQHHHALNSEGEFLPFLVVSKGKKLLARFLPFLKRDLAIHILRVITANLPTLMSRDTEENLPVLYPPLRNVIESLTFSQLIEILRVLTSSENLSTNECLSLACQNKFGISLLYALLSRGEKLLSSGVALEPSIGDFETWTDTIFQVAGQLSQCSLVEPLLLPSNVLTLFCRYLDKRTVHQLKSNMESPNVSFRSATGGLALPS
- the patl2 gene encoding protein PAT1 homolog 2 isoform X2; this translates as MSDSQRTKVDEEVEELQQPQWPENGDKWSEGEAHETSMLLQAMAEDDEEINIHNEETFGMDVDAQVTPNGPKNTLLDFGDLPPLPPTPPDPKPSLPPSLPSTPIRVPHYCRGRGKKRGLGLGQLFEDPAVMKVVEGRPSLKSMDSAIVDCGNVVCHHENWMEPSYRKTSRVSELIRQDSAIVCVIEGRGGQHLTSRFQDPVSSFRGRGGQEQWGAYPKRQFCPRGPLQVPMMPGPPFSCRPLTQMQQYNQTEFGCPKNQPRHSTPLSLTPKMMQLRFGPDSPKLSPFYSTLSSPEQHFRYPDPVTQLHPHHQRLLNQKQRTFQRKPYSSDPYCNLMTAKEKEWIIRLQMIQLQSENPYLEDYYYQEYYRRMEAKMAEEELGLKSKRVPPKLTTPYITKTEAYAPVVHIEGSLGQVAVSTCYSPRRAIGAVHAVQFHGPLEEKKDMTRQRLELLSEIEKLFIVLLEVEESGRTNAKVLSGPEERRLMEKTQRKVEQIYSRMQHHHALNSEGEFLPFLVVSKGKKLLARFLPFLKRDLAIHILRVITANLPTLMSRDTEENLPVLYPPLRNVIESLTFSQLIEILRVLTSSENLSTNECLSLACQNKFGISLLYALLSRGEKLLSSGVALEPSIGDFETWTDTIFQVAGQLSQCSLVEPLLLPSNVLTLFCRYLDKRTVHQLKSNMESATGGLALPS